Proteins encoded together in one Coffea arabica cultivar ET-39 chromosome 2c, Coffea Arabica ET-39 HiFi, whole genome shotgun sequence window:
- the LOC140035645 gene encoding uncharacterized protein, translating to MSNQPESSDKTTAASQPEVPSPGVQLAELLAKFGEMASEMVAQKKIIDELVSSGVQPELPHVIQLQSEPFVIPTVQTTVPMQGPQPQVTANIPPETQAFYYPTTEPYLPDHFIQTKPEVGGSSSAPIDVKLLKRLDRFDEFIRKSQLRASGKIGTVPPPTYPYGMPVWYNPQAVCAYHSGAPGHATLDCKALKHKVQDMVESGEIVIRKREAQGPNVNQNPLPEHVGVIMDDAEYEEQIKKLEPVLSLQQVPWNYDEPSIQIGENSTAKKEVSVVTRSGKTVNPFETTTPIQANSSEPPIKPTITEKEAVDFLKRLQRSEYNIVEKLSKSPAQITMLDLLFSSDVHRDALIDVLTRAQIPRDISVDNFSNVVGSVLFNKQIAFSDDELPTEGIGHNKALYITVRCNGKMLPKVLIDNGSALNICPWSTLEKLGLQDIKLRPSGTIVRGFDGAQREPIGEADLVIEMGPAQFQISCQVMNFPSIYNILLGRPWIHKSGAVPSSLHQLLKFVVNDKLITIFAEEDCLVITDSGVKEEGSQSVTMSPHSTSDIVSVSWITMEEQTLSKASVMMAKEMIRGGYKLDRGLGRELQGILKPVEIMEKRDTFGLGFQPTAKDIKEMKERKRAEK from the exons atgagtaatCAACCTGAATCGTCCGACAAGACCACTGCTGCTTCTCAACCAGAAGTCCCGAGTCCTGGAGTTCAGTTGGCCGAGTTACTTGCTAAGTTTGGGGAGATGGCCTCTGAGATGGTTGCCCAAAAGAAGATAATAGACGAGCTTGTCAGTAGCGGGGTACAGCCGGAGCTTCCCCACGTAATACAACTGCAATCTGAACCCTTTGTTATTCCTACAGTTCAAACTACTGTTCCCATGCAAG gcccacaacctcaAGTCActgcaaatataccacctgagacaCAAGCTTTTTATTACCCCACCACTGAGCCTTATCTGCCAGACCattttattcaaaccaaaccagaGGTGGGAGGATCCTCCTCTGCTCCCATTGATGTGAAGTTATTAAAGCGCCTGGACCGTTTCGATGAATTCATAAGGAAGAGTCAG TTAAGGGCCTCTGGAAAAATTGGTACAGTACCACCTCCTACCTACCCGTATGGCATGCCCGTTTGGTATAACCCGCAAGCTGTTTGCGCGTATCATTCGGGGGCACCTGGGCATGCAACTTTGGATTGCAAGGCGCTTAAGCATAAAGTTCAGGATATGGTTGAGTCTGGAGAAATCGTGATCAGAAAAAGGGAGGCACAAGGGCCGAACGTAAATCAAAACCCCTTGCCAGAGCACGTCGGGGTCATTATGGACGATGCGGAGTACgaggaacaaatcaagaaattg GAGCCCGTATTAAGTCTGCAACAAGTGCCGTGGAATTACGATGAGCCTAGCATACAGATCGGGGAAAATTCAACTGCAAAGAAGGAAGTGTCAGTAGTTACCAGATCGGGGAAGACTGTAAATCCATTTGAGACTACTACTCCAATTCAAGCCAATAGTTCTGAGCCACCCATcaaaccaacaatcaccgagaaagaagcTGTGGATTTCCTTAAACGACTCCAGAGAAGTGAATACAACATAGTGGAAAAGCTAAGCAAATCACCTGCCCAGATAACCATGTTGGACCTACTTTTCTCTTCGGACGTGCATAGGGATGCATTGATCGACGTATTAACAAGAGCTCAAATTCCGAGGGACATTtctgttgataatttttcaaacgtggTTGGGAGCGTATTATTCAACAAACAAATTGCTTTTTCTGATGATGAATTGCCGACGGAGGGCATTGGACATAATAAGGCGTTGTACATAACAGTGAGGTGCAACGGAAAAATGCTGCCGAAGGTGCTAATTGACAACGGGTCCGCacttaatatctgtccttggagtaccttggAGAAGCTAGGATTGCAAGACATCAAGCTAAGGCCTTCAGGGACTATCGTTAGAGGGTTTGATGGAGCGCAGAGGGAGCCAATAGGAGAGGCAGATTTAGTAATCGAGATGGGGCCGGCCCAATTTCAAATATCTTGCCAAGTCATGAACTTCCCGAGCATTTACAATATCTTACTTGGAaggccatggattcacaagtcGGGGGCTGTGCCGTCTTCGTTGCATCAATTGCTCAAGTTCGTGGTAAATGACAAACTAATCACTATCTTTGCTGAAGAGGACTGCCTGGTGATCACCGATTCTGGAGTTAAAGAGGAGGGTAGTCAAAGTGTTACCATGTCCCCTCACAGCACATCCGATATAGTCTCCGTAAGTTGGATCACAATGGAGGAACAAACTCTCTCAAAGGCCAGTGTaatgatggctaaggaaatgattCGTGGGGGATACAAATTAGACAGAGGATTGGGGCGTGAACTGCAAGGGATCCTGAAGCCAGTGGAGATTATGGAAAAAAGGGATACATTCGGTTTGGGTTTCCAACCAACCGCCAAGGACATCAAAGAGATGAAAGAGCGCAAAAGAGCAGAGAAATAG